From a single Paenibacillus sp. FSL R5-0345 genomic region:
- a CDS encoding DEAD/DEAH box helicase family protein, which yields MPANFEFLQGQTEYKLFATASIEAERVLATSPAMAAVGSRKAFELAVKWVYAADNTITMPYKDNLQALIHEPTFKFAMDNQTWGKLSYIIKLGNLAVHTDKAISSSDAVLSLAALFEFVQWIDYCYGTNYEERHFAESNIPVEKVILDKARIKEKDSLIEQKESEIEALRAQIAAMSDKLTADKEQHQEERHFTPEDISEFRTRKKYIDVDLKLLGWTIGDDVREEVELYGMPNNEGKGYADYVLYGKDGLPLAIIEAKRTSKDPKVGTHQAKLYADCLEQMTGRRPMIFTTNGFETNLWDDITSPQRKVSGVFSKSDLQKLMNRRKERKVLDEVVIDDKITDRYYQKEAIRAVCENIGTGHRRSLLVMATGTGKTRTASSLTDVLSRGGYVTNILFLADRKALVKQAKDDFKNYLPDMSLCNLLSNKDDKTARIVFSTYPTMLNSIDRAKSDDGKRLFTPAHFDLIIVDEAHRSIFKKFRTIFEYFDGIIVGLTATPKTEVDRNTYDFFEMESGVPTYAYPYETAVEVDHVLVPYHNIEVTTKFLEQGITYETLSEDDKARYEEDFTDDDGEMPEFIPSPAINEFIFNQATVDRVLEDLMTQGIKVSGGDRLGKTIIFAQTKQHAQYIVDRFNKLYPQYKGDFSQRIVSGDNYTQSLIDDFKIPNKSPYIAVTVDMLDTGIDVPEIVNLVFFKRIRSKTKFWQMIGRGTRLRNDLFGEGEDKTLFVIFDYLGNFEFFRQHKEGLQGNEAYSLSEAIFAKRVRLIHHMQQSVFIDEPYQLIRADLIEIVIGQIQALNTELVSVKMQLQYIEKYKHNAAFVCLLEQDQSNLIKYLAPIVYMDDVDEHAKRFDNLIYGLMLAQVEESPQYKKSKKQLIEVAKTLLQRATIPQVREKLTLIQTIGTDEFWDSANILNFEKVRTELRSLIKFIVDEGGRNPIYTNLADEVLEVHEGKGMYEAYTFEDYKLKVNRYIEKNRDNLVIHKLRNNIPLTALDYEALEKIFTGELGTAEDYQREFKDTPFGLLVRKIAKLEYEAATAAFSEFINDQSLSQGQIVFVKKVIDYIVQNGYIDNVSELIKPPFDKPQSFIKLFDGTKQRRLVEMVTQIKENAVRIIG from the coding sequence ATGCCTGCTAACTTTGAATTCTTACAGGGACAAACGGAATATAAGTTATTTGCTACAGCTTCCATTGAGGCGGAGAGGGTGCTTGCCACCTCTCCGGCAATGGCGGCGGTAGGTAGCCGCAAGGCTTTTGAGCTTGCTGTGAAATGGGTTTACGCTGCTGATAACACCATTACCATGCCGTATAAGGACAATTTGCAGGCGTTGATTCATGAACCAACTTTTAAATTCGCAATGGACAACCAGACTTGGGGCAAGCTTTCCTATATTATCAAGCTGGGGAACCTTGCGGTACATACGGATAAGGCGATCAGTAGCAGTGATGCAGTGTTGTCACTAGCCGCTTTATTTGAATTCGTGCAGTGGATTGATTATTGCTATGGTACTAATTATGAAGAGCGCCATTTCGCAGAGAGTAATATCCCTGTAGAGAAGGTAATTCTGGATAAAGCCAGGATCAAAGAGAAAGACAGCTTAATCGAGCAAAAAGAATCTGAGATTGAAGCTCTACGTGCTCAGATCGCGGCGATGAGTGACAAGCTCACCGCAGATAAAGAGCAGCACCAAGAAGAGCGCCATTTTACCCCAGAGGATATTTCGGAGTTCCGCACGCGTAAAAAATACATAGATGTAGACCTGAAGCTACTTGGCTGGACAATCGGCGATGATGTAAGGGAAGAAGTAGAACTGTACGGGATGCCTAATAATGAAGGCAAAGGATATGCCGACTATGTTCTTTATGGCAAGGATGGCTTGCCTCTGGCAATCATTGAAGCTAAGCGCACCTCAAAAGACCCAAAGGTAGGAACTCATCAAGCCAAACTGTATGCAGATTGTCTGGAGCAAATGACTGGCAGACGACCTATGATATTCACGACCAACGGATTCGAGACCAATCTGTGGGATGACATTACTTCTCCACAGCGTAAGGTGAGCGGCGTATTCTCCAAGTCAGATCTGCAGAAGCTGATGAATCGGCGGAAGGAACGCAAGGTTTTGGATGAAGTGGTTATTGATGATAAGATCACAGACCGCTACTACCAGAAGGAAGCGATTCGTGCGGTATGCGAGAATATTGGGACAGGTCATAGACGATCTTTGCTGGTTATGGCGACTGGCACCGGGAAGACAAGAACAGCCTCCAGTTTAACTGATGTGTTATCCCGTGGAGGGTACGTGACCAACATCCTATTTCTGGCCGACAGAAAAGCCTTGGTCAAACAAGCGAAGGACGATTTTAAGAACTATCTGCCGGATATGTCTCTTTGTAATCTGCTTAGCAATAAGGATGACAAGACGGCTCGTATTGTTTTTTCCACTTATCCAACGATGCTGAATTCGATTGATAGGGCTAAGAGCGATGATGGCAAGCGTTTATTCACTCCCGCCCATTTCGATTTAATTATTGTGGATGAGGCACACCGGAGTATATTTAAGAAATTCCGTACCATTTTTGAATATTTTGATGGCATTATCGTGGGGCTGACAGCAACTCCCAAGACGGAAGTAGATCGTAATACGTATGATTTCTTCGAGATGGAGAGCGGTGTACCGACCTATGCTTATCCTTACGAGACGGCTGTTGAGGTAGACCACGTTCTGGTGCCATATCATAATATTGAAGTTACGACGAAGTTTCTGGAGCAGGGCATCACTTATGAGACTCTTTCCGAGGATGACAAGGCGCGATACGAAGAGGATTTCACAGATGATGATGGCGAGATGCCTGAATTTATTCCCTCTCCAGCAATCAACGAATTTATTTTTAATCAGGCAACCGTGGATCGAGTACTGGAGGATTTAATGACCCAGGGGATCAAAGTATCAGGTGGAGACCGACTGGGAAAAACGATTATTTTTGCGCAAACCAAACAACACGCACAGTACATCGTAGATCGATTTAATAAACTATACCCTCAGTATAAGGGTGATTTTTCCCAGCGAATTGTATCGGGGGATAATTACACGCAAAGCTTGATTGATGATTTCAAAATACCCAATAAAAGTCCTTATATCGCCGTAACGGTAGATATGCTGGATACAGGTATAGATGTGCCGGAAATCGTCAATCTGGTGTTCTTCAAACGGATTCGTTCCAAAACTAAGTTCTGGCAGATGATTGGCCGGGGGACAAGGCTTCGTAATGATCTGTTTGGAGAGGGAGAGGACAAGACACTTTTTGTTATTTTTGATTATTTGGGCAACTTTGAGTTCTTCCGTCAACATAAGGAGGGATTGCAGGGGAATGAAGCCTACAGCTTGTCCGAAGCTATTTTTGCCAAGCGGGTCCGATTAATTCATCATATGCAGCAGTCTGTTTTTATAGATGAACCCTATCAATTGATTCGTGCTGATTTGATAGAAATAGTAATTGGACAAATTCAAGCCCTTAATACGGAATTAGTATCTGTAAAAATGCAGCTGCAATACATAGAGAAGTATAAACATAATGCGGCTTTTGTCTGCTTGCTGGAGCAGGATCAATCTAATCTGATTAAATACCTTGCACCTATTGTCTATATGGATGATGTAGATGAGCATGCCAAACGTTTTGATAATTTGATATATGGTTTAATGCTTGCACAGGTTGAGGAATCGCCACAATACAAGAAGAGTAAGAAGCAACTGATAGAGGTAGCTAAAACCCTATTGCAGCGTGCAACCATACCGCAGGTTAGAGAAAAACTAACGCTTATTCAAACTATAGGGACGGACGAATTCTGGGATAGCGCTAATATATTGAATTTTGAAAAAGTACGTACGGAGCTACGCAGTCTCATTAAATTTATCGTGGATGAAGGCGGCAGGAATCCGATTTATACCAACCTCGCCGATGAGGTTCTTGAAGTCCACGAGGGAAAAGGGATGTATGAGGCCTATACCTTTGAGGATTATAAGCTAAAGGTCAATCGCTATATTGAGAAGAACCGGGATAATCTTGTGATCCACAAGCTCCGCAATAATATTCCGTTAACGGCGCTGGACTATGAAGCCTTGGAGAAAATCTTTACAGGTGAACTAGGCACAGCAGAGGATTATCAGCGAGAATTCAAGGACACCCCGTTTGGCTTGCTGGTGCGCAAAATTGCCAAGCTGGAATACGAGGCGGCAACGGCTGCTTTTTCGGAATTTATCAATGATCAGTCGCTAAGTCAGGGGCAAATTGTATTTGTTAAAAAGGTAATTGATTATATTGTCCAGAACGGCTATATCGATAATGTATCTGAACTGATTAAGCCGCCTTTTGACAAGCCGCAGAGCTTCATCAAGCTGTTTGACGGGACGAAGCAGCGAAGACTTGTAGAGATGGTTACACAGATTAAAGAGAATGCGGTTAGGATTATTGGGTAA
- a CDS encoding type I restriction-modification system subunit M translates to MLTGEVRNKVDKIWSDIWAGGISNPLTVIEQLTYLMFIRSLDEKELENESFEALSGEAMPKIFPPDEEGQELRWSKFKTKDARIIYDIVGTKVFPFIKAMNGTNMTAFSRYMQDAMFLVPTPQVLQKMITGLDELYEHDIKNLDMQGDLYEYMLGKLASAGQNGQFRTPKHIRDLMVHLLAPTPNDKIVDPACGTAGFLVSSAEYIREKYEAEMTSEQWEHFAGEMFSGFDTDRTMLRLSAMNLMLHSISQPNIDYVDSVSRQNNTASAYDIVLANPPFTGTVDAESINDNLRTVTDTKKTELLFVALFLRILRKGGRCACIVPDGVLFGSTKAHKSLRKELVVNHQLQAVISMPSGVFKPYAGVSTAILLFTKTGAGGTDKVWFYDMKADGYSLDDKRSPVEANDIPDIIARYHNLEGEANRQSTEPSFLVDKSAIEANDYDLSINKYKEVVYEKVEYDKAEVIMARLDELNLDIVSKMEELRGLLGE, encoded by the coding sequence ATGCTAACAGGAGAAGTTCGCAATAAGGTTGATAAAATATGGTCTGATATATGGGCGGGTGGTATCAGTAATCCTTTAACGGTTATTGAACAGCTTACCTATTTAATGTTTATTCGTTCCCTCGATGAGAAGGAATTGGAGAATGAGAGTTTTGAAGCCTTAAGCGGTGAAGCCATGCCGAAGATTTTCCCCCCGGACGAAGAGGGGCAAGAACTGCGCTGGAGTAAATTCAAAACCAAAGATGCCCGGATCATTTATGATATTGTCGGCACAAAGGTATTCCCTTTTATCAAAGCAATGAATGGAACGAACATGACGGCCTTCTCGCGTTATATGCAGGATGCAATGTTCCTAGTTCCAACACCGCAAGTATTGCAAAAGATGATCACAGGTCTTGATGAGCTGTATGAACATGATATTAAGAACCTGGATATGCAGGGTGATCTTTACGAGTACATGCTAGGCAAGCTGGCTTCGGCAGGACAAAACGGTCAGTTCAGAACACCCAAGCATATTCGCGACTTGATGGTCCATCTGCTTGCGCCCACACCTAATGATAAGATCGTTGACCCGGCTTGCGGTACAGCGGGCTTTCTTGTCTCTTCTGCCGAATATATTCGTGAAAAATACGAGGCTGAGATGACCAGCGAGCAGTGGGAGCATTTCGCAGGTGAGATGTTCTCTGGGTTTGATACCGACAGAACGATGCTTCGCCTGTCTGCAATGAATCTGATGCTCCATTCCATTAGCCAGCCGAACATTGATTACGTGGACAGTGTTTCCAGACAAAATAATACGGCATCTGCCTATGATATTGTACTCGCCAATCCTCCGTTTACCGGAACCGTGGATGCTGAGAGTATTAACGATAACCTTAGAACAGTTACGGATACCAAAAAGACAGAGCTGTTATTCGTAGCTCTCTTCCTGCGAATTCTCCGTAAAGGTGGACGCTGCGCTTGTATCGTTCCGGACGGCGTTCTGTTTGGTTCGACCAAGGCGCATAAATCACTTCGTAAAGAGCTGGTAGTGAATCATCAGCTTCAAGCGGTGATCTCCATGCCAAGCGGAGTGTTCAAACCGTATGCAGGAGTTAGCACGGCGATTCTGTTGTTTACCAAGACAGGTGCTGGTGGTACGGATAAAGTCTGGTTTTATGATATGAAAGCAGATGGCTATTCTCTGGATGATAAACGCTCACCAGTCGAGGCTAACGATATCCCGGATATCATTGCCCGTTATCATAATCTTGAAGGAGAAGCAAACCGCCAGTCGACAGAGCCAAGCTTCCTAGTGGACAAGTCTGCAATTGAAGCAAATGACTATGATTTATCTATTAATAAATATAAAGAAGTTGTGTATGAAAAGGTAGAGTATGACAAGGCAGAAGTAATTATGGCTCGATTAGATGAGTTGAACCTTGATATTGTCTCCAAGATGGAGGAATTGAGGGGGCTGCTGGGTGAGTAA
- a CDS encoding YecA family protein: protein MSEFTYEELKKCISDQDLESSVKQIIGLFIFDSKKFYRNFMLSGCLTDPLSRKFRKEELEFFFKACRLVERGFENGDGEFSTDFKNTFIKIVSTINDIHRAAKSNEGRLFKNDFLKYPFTKQIQMLCTFIESQSIYANKKMSSKIKSQGYLTGMEHELPETEKQVSVADVMEANLEIMDTLIRLLHFKATGKIENQDTKSYQDISPYGIPSLQEIMYLALHRGYLDELWSKVKFREWNFTRYEIDKEVYARYYSAPNTDDYKKERVAVQRYKYRDYINYSKRNDFEKMSHSIKKIEQKSNFSLSSPSSVFKLEREVFQLGEQVIEVALNVSKRQLNEDLGSLVDHVIIGQDRNISLSELYEGFKYLMSLAFVYRTNSHSLFADDDFTYLTPIFELKELESHFAELSGLSEEKAKKIIELFVFSPKPLLDIFSQPLIYIGDERIIFTPYLIIQMNMNRIVGRHLSHWDINISAKGTELEKEIKEVLSLTPHFSVNTSKVKFEAYDGREVEYDLIATFKNKVVLIELKCLNHPFSSKEIKQREDDILYGVTQVNRRANILIKQWDKVQEYMNIPLPKSPIVADDVIKIVCTNIFDFTGRIESGVYITDVSSFLKFFLDPKVEEIKVEAGSREVISQQNLWIGEPKIEDLISYLKCPITIEGLMSKLTEVPRQNVIINEDDPHLAFQDFVLNENPFDFAALSKSKGSYLGEKVGRNQPCPCGSGKKFKKCHGQ from the coding sequence ATGAGCGAATTCACTTATGAAGAATTAAAAAAATGTATTAGCGATCAAGATTTGGAATCGAGTGTAAAACAGATTATTGGTCTTTTTATTTTCGATAGTAAAAAGTTTTATAGGAACTTTATGCTTAGTGGATGTTTAACCGACCCCTTAAGTAGGAAGTTTAGAAAAGAAGAATTGGAGTTTTTCTTTAAGGCTTGCAGATTAGTAGAGAGAGGTTTTGAAAATGGAGATGGGGAATTTTCTACTGATTTCAAGAACACTTTTATTAAAATTGTAAGTACTATAAATGACATTCACAGGGCGGCAAAAAGTAATGAAGGCAGGTTATTTAAAAACGATTTTTTGAAATACCCCTTTACTAAACAAATTCAAATGCTGTGTACCTTTATTGAAAGCCAATCTATTTATGCTAATAAGAAAATGAGTAGTAAAATTAAAAGTCAAGGTTATTTAACAGGTATGGAACATGAATTACCTGAGACAGAAAAACAGGTTTCTGTTGCTGATGTTATGGAAGCGAATTTAGAAATTATGGATACATTGATAAGACTACTCCACTTCAAGGCTACTGGGAAAATTGAAAATCAGGATACTAAGTCTTATCAGGATATTTCTCCCTATGGTATACCGAGTCTTCAAGAAATAATGTATCTAGCCTTACACAGAGGCTATTTAGATGAATTGTGGTCTAAAGTAAAGTTTAGGGAGTGGAATTTTACACGATATGAAATTGATAAAGAAGTATATGCTCGTTATTACAGTGCACCAAATACTGATGACTATAAAAAAGAAAGAGTTGCTGTTCAAAGATATAAGTATAGGGATTATATTAATTATTCTAAAAGAAATGACTTTGAAAAAATGTCGCATAGTATTAAAAAAATTGAACAAAAATCTAACTTCTCCTTATCATCGCCTTCATCTGTTTTCAAATTAGAGAGGGAAGTTTTTCAACTTGGAGAGCAGGTGATTGAAGTTGCTCTGAATGTATCGAAGCGACAATTAAATGAAGATTTAGGCTCACTCGTTGATCACGTAATAATTGGACAAGATAGAAATATTAGTTTGAGTGAATTATACGAGGGTTTTAAATACTTAATGTCATTAGCGTTTGTATATCGAACAAACTCACATTCTCTTTTTGCAGATGATGACTTTACATACTTAACTCCAATATTTGAATTAAAGGAGTTAGAATCCCATTTTGCCGAATTATCCGGATTGAGTGAAGAAAAGGCAAAGAAGATAATTGAATTGTTCGTGTTTAGTCCAAAGCCTTTGTTAGATATTTTCTCACAGCCTTTGATATACATTGGGGATGAGCGAATTATCTTTACGCCCTACTTAATCATACAAATGAATATGAATCGGATTGTTGGAAGACATCTTTCACACTGGGATATTAATATTTCGGCTAAGGGTACTGAACTCGAAAAAGAAATAAAAGAAGTTTTAAGTCTAACGCCTCATTTTTCTGTCAACACCTCAAAAGTTAAGTTTGAGGCATACGATGGTAGAGAAGTGGAGTATGATTTGATAGCTACCTTTAAGAATAAGGTTGTATTGATTGAGTTAAAATGTTTGAATCATCCCTTTTCTTCAAAAGAGATTAAGCAAAGAGAAGATGACATTCTTTATGGTGTCACCCAAGTTAATCGAAGAGCTAACATACTAATCAAGCAATGGGACAAAGTTCAGGAGTATATGAATATTCCCTTACCTAAATCACCAATTGTAGCGGACGATGTAATAAAAATAGTTTGTACTAATATTTTTGATTTTACGGGAAGAATAGAATCAGGTGTATACATAACGGATGTTTCGTCATTTCTTAAGTTCTTTTTAGATCCGAAAGTGGAAGAGATTAAAGTAGAAGCAGGGTCACGAGAAGTAATTAGTCAGCAGAATCTATGGATTGGTGAGCCTAAGATAGAAGACCTTATCAGTTATTTAAAATGCCCTATAACAATAGAGGGATTAATGAGTAAGTTGACTGAAGTTCCAAGACAAAACGTTATTATTAATGAGGATGACCCTCATCTAGCGTTTCAGGATTTTGTATTGAATGAAAACCCTTTTGACTTTGCTGCTTTAAGTAAATCTAAAGGGAGCTATTTAGGAGAAAAAGTTGGTAGAAATCAACCCTGTCCTTGTGGTAGCGGTAAGAAATTCAAAAAATGTCATGGCCAATAA
- a CDS encoding restriction endonuclease subunit S, with the protein MSKWEMIKLGEVCDVRDGTHDSPKYVDHGYPLVTSKNVANGYIDITNVNYISKEDYNKIIVRSGVDDGDIIMPMIGTIGNPVVVRKTFDFAIKNVALVKFIRNNVLNKYIYYVLSSDIFRKYIEKENRGGTQKFISLSNIRNFFIPLPPLEIQKKIAKTLDTAAELLAMRKQQLAELDNLIKSTFYVMFGDPVRNKMGWNKIKILDIAKVETGSTPSRNNIEYYIEGSVPWVKTSEISKGYIFSAQEKISEKAIKETNCKLFPENTILVAMYGQGKTRGQAGILKIEAATNQACAAILPNQGYITEFLFRFLQMKYEDLRGLGRGGNQQNLNLSIVKNFEIIFPPIELQTQFANIITKIEEQKSLVKQAIDETQYLFDSLMSEYFE; encoded by the coding sequence GTGAGTAAGTGGGAAATGATTAAGTTAGGTGAAGTGTGTGATGTCCGTGATGGAACTCATGACTCTCCGAAGTATGTTGATCATGGATACCCGTTAGTAACATCTAAGAATGTAGCTAATGGATACATTGATATTACAAATGTAAATTATATATCCAAAGAAGACTATAATAAAATAATAGTTCGATCAGGTGTGGATGATGGAGATATTATCATGCCTATGATTGGTACTATTGGCAATCCAGTAGTTGTTCGAAAGACATTTGATTTTGCAATTAAAAATGTGGCACTAGTAAAATTCATTAGAAATAATGTGCTAAACAAATATATATATTATGTTCTTTCCAGTGATATTTTCAGAAAGTATATTGAAAAAGAAAATAGAGGTGGGACTCAAAAGTTTATTTCATTAAGCAACATTCGAAACTTTTTTATACCACTCCCACCGCTCGAAATACAAAAGAAAATTGCAAAAACATTAGACACCGCCGCAGAACTGCTTGCCATGCGTAAACAGCAACTTGCTGAGCTGGACAATCTAATCAAATCTACCTTTTATGTTATGTTTGGGGATCCGGTAAGGAATAAAATGGGTTGGAATAAAATTAAAATATTGGATATTGCTAAAGTGGAAACTGGCTCAACCCCAAGCCGTAATAACATAGAATATTATATTGAAGGCTCTGTGCCCTGGGTCAAAACCAGTGAAATTTCTAAAGGCTACATTTTTAGTGCGCAAGAAAAGATTTCAGAAAAAGCTATAAAAGAAACAAATTGCAAATTGTTCCCTGAAAATACTATATTAGTAGCGATGTATGGCCAAGGTAAAACTCGTGGACAAGCTGGTATATTAAAAATTGAAGCGGCTACCAATCAAGCTTGTGCTGCCATTCTACCGAACCAGGGATACATTACTGAGTTTTTATTTCGCTTTCTACAAATGAAATATGAAGATTTGAGGGGATTAGGTCGGGGAGGAAATCAACAGAATCTTAATCTGTCGATAGTAAAAAACTTTGAAATAATATTTCCCCCCATTGAACTCCAAACTCAATTCGCTAACATCATCACCAAAATCGAAGAACAAAAATCCCTCGTTAAACAGGCGATAGACGAAACGCAGTACCTCTTCGATAGCCTAATGAGCGAGTATTTCGAATAA
- a CDS encoding helix-turn-helix domain-containing protein, translating into MRHRKEPPGDKNIIGTRVIAIRKAKQMKQKDFLAKLQTFGLDISPTSLSRLEGQHRLVQDYEVVAIAKALDTSVGELLGESE; encoded by the coding sequence ATGAGACATCGAAAAGAGCCCCCAGGTGACAAAAACATCATAGGGACCCGAGTTATAGCTATTCGAAAAGCTAAGCAAATGAAGCAAAAAGACTTCCTCGCCAAGTTGCAAACTTTCGGTTTAGACATCAGCCCAACCAGTTTATCTCGATTGGAAGGTCAACATAGACTTGTGCAGGATTATGAGGTGGTTGCCATTGCGAAAGCGCTGGATACTTCTGTTGGGGAGTTGCTGGGGGAGAGTGAGTGA
- a CDS encoding nuclease-related domain-containing protein: protein MFKALLSLFKKSDTKPPQAVRKSQTPKSKPKVASTRIGELGEHKINIQLDQLPKECKSLSDLMLPNPKSRTGYTQIDHIVISPYCIFVIETKNYNGEIKGGRTDQQWSVSNRYKLYNPLKQNYGHIKAIESLIQGKATVKFISIVSFTMRCRFSIDPELRKIHSDELVVYDVELSEFISRKLISLKTGTPEPSISPAQIQTIYEHLLQANITDAEIRKLHVQRIKQKN, encoded by the coding sequence ATGTTTAAAGCGCTATTGTCTCTCTTTAAAAAATCCGACACTAAGCCACCACAGGCAGTGCGTAAGTCACAAACTCCCAAGTCGAAACCGAAGGTTGCTTCCACACGAATTGGAGAGTTAGGTGAGCATAAAATCAATATTCAACTCGACCAGCTACCTAAGGAGTGTAAATCGTTAAGCGATCTAATGCTCCCTAATCCCAAGTCTCGAACAGGTTACACCCAGATTGATCACATCGTTATCTCCCCGTATTGCATATTTGTCATTGAGACGAAAAACTACAATGGAGAAATTAAAGGTGGGCGAACGGATCAACAATGGTCAGTGAGCAACCGTTACAAGCTGTATAATCCGCTGAAGCAAAACTATGGACATATTAAGGCTATCGAGAGCCTGATACAAGGTAAAGCTACAGTGAAATTTATCTCTATAGTTTCATTTACGATGAGATGTCGGTTCAGTATTGATCCGGAGCTTCGGAAAATCCACTCAGACGAACTGGTTGTCTATGATGTGGAACTAAGTGAGTTTATCTCTAGGAAGCTGATCAGTTTAAAAACAGGAACTCCTGAACCTTCTATCTCTCCGGCGCAAATACAAACGATTTATGAGCATTTGCTTCAGGCCAACATAACCGATGCGGAGATTCGCAAGCTTCACGTACAGAGAATAAAGCAAAAAAACTAG